A region from the Pseudonocardia petroleophila genome encodes:
- a CDS encoding TIGR03960 family B12-binding radical SAM protein produces the protein MTAASVFPDLEALLPRVSKPVQYVGGELNAQLKDWDAADVRWALMYPDAYEVGLPNQGVQILYEVLNERVDALAERCYSVWPDLEALMREHGVPAFTVDGHRPLGAFDLLGISFSTELGYTNLLTSLDLAGIPLHAADRDETHPVVVAGGHAAFNPEPISRFVDVAAIGDGEEVVGDITDVVRDWKAEGRPGGRRELLLRLAATDGCYVPSLYDVAYGEDGAIASVTPVDERVPRTVTKRTTTELDEWPYPKAPLVPLAETVHERASVEIFRGCTRGCRFCQAGMITRPVRERSLEGIGKMVDASVRASGFDEVGLLSLSSADHSEIAEITKGLADRYEGTNTSLSLPSTRVDAFNIDLANEISRNGRRSGLTFAPEGGSERIRRVINKMVSEEDLIRTVSEAFAQGWRQVKLYFMCGLPTEEDEDVLEIAGMAHRVIKAGRIASGRNDVRCTISIGGFVPKPHTPFQWAAQAHPDVVDDRLRKLRAAVNSDRKLGRNIGMRYHDGQPSLVEGLLARGDRRVGAVIERVWRAGGRFDGWSEHFSYERWMTAAAAELEPLGVSVDWYTTRERGQAEVLPWDHLDSGLERDWLWDDWQDALSGREQDDCRWTPCFDCGVCPSTGTDIEVGPSGTTLLPLTVVNPLTQSG, from the coding sequence GTGACTGCCGCGTCCGTGTTCCCTGACCTCGAAGCGCTGCTCCCGCGCGTCTCCAAGCCCGTCCAGTACGTGGGCGGTGAGCTGAACGCGCAGCTCAAGGACTGGGACGCGGCCGACGTCCGGTGGGCGCTGATGTATCCCGACGCGTACGAGGTGGGGCTGCCCAACCAGGGCGTCCAGATCCTCTACGAGGTCCTCAACGAGCGCGTCGACGCCCTCGCCGAGCGCTGCTACTCCGTGTGGCCCGACCTCGAGGCCCTCATGCGGGAGCACGGCGTGCCCGCGTTCACCGTCGACGGGCACCGCCCGCTCGGGGCGTTCGACCTGCTCGGCATCAGCTTCTCCACCGAGCTCGGCTACACGAACCTGCTCACCTCGCTCGACCTCGCCGGGATCCCGCTGCACGCCGCCGACCGCGACGAGACCCACCCGGTCGTCGTCGCGGGCGGGCACGCCGCGTTCAACCCCGAGCCGATCTCGCGGTTCGTCGACGTGGCGGCGATCGGCGACGGCGAGGAGGTCGTCGGCGACATCACCGACGTCGTCCGCGACTGGAAGGCCGAGGGCCGCCCGGGCGGGCGCCGCGAGCTGCTGCTGCGCCTGGCCGCCACCGACGGCTGCTACGTCCCGAGCCTCTACGACGTCGCCTACGGCGAGGACGGCGCGATCGCGTCGGTCACGCCCGTCGACGAGCGGGTGCCGCGGACGGTCACCAAGCGCACCACCACCGAGCTCGACGAGTGGCCCTACCCGAAGGCGCCGCTGGTGCCGCTGGCCGAGACCGTGCACGAGCGGGCGTCGGTCGAGATCTTCCGCGGCTGCACCCGCGGCTGCCGCTTCTGCCAGGCCGGGATGATCACCCGCCCGGTGCGGGAGCGGTCGCTGGAGGGCATCGGCAAGATGGTCGACGCCTCGGTGCGCGCGTCCGGGTTCGACGAGGTGGGCCTGCTGTCGCTGTCCTCCGCCGACCACTCCGAGATCGCCGAAATCACCAAGGGCCTGGCCGACCGCTACGAGGGCACCAACACCTCGCTCTCGCTCCCCTCGACGCGGGTCGACGCGTTCAACATCGACCTCGCCAACGAGATCTCCCGCAACGGCCGCCGCTCCGGGCTGACGTTCGCCCCCGAGGGCGGCTCCGAGCGCATCCGCCGCGTGATCAACAAGATGGTGTCGGAGGAGGACCTGATCCGCACCGTCTCCGAGGCGTTCGCGCAGGGCTGGCGCCAGGTGAAGCTGTACTTCATGTGCGGGCTGCCCACCGAGGAGGACGAGGACGTCCTGGAGATCGCGGGCATGGCGCACCGCGTGATCAAGGCCGGGCGCATCGCGTCGGGTCGCAACGACGTCCGCTGCACGATCTCCATCGGCGGGTTCGTGCCCAAGCCGCACACCCCGTTCCAGTGGGCCGCGCAGGCCCATCCCGACGTCGTCGACGACCGGCTGCGCAAGCTCCGGGCCGCCGTCAACAGCGACCGCAAGCTCGGCCGCAACATCGGCATGCGCTACCACGACGGGCAGCCGTCGCTGGTGGAGGGCCTGCTGGCCCGCGGCGACCGGCGCGTCGGCGCCGTCATCGAGCGGGTGTGGCGCGCGGGCGGCCGGTTCGACGGCTGGAGCGAGCACTTCTCCTACGAGCGCTGGATGACCGCGGCCGCGGCCGAGCTGGAGCCCCTCGGCGTCTCCGTCGACTGGTACACCACCCGCGAGCGCGGGCAGGCCGAGGTCCTGCCGTGGGACCACCTGGACTCCGGCCTGGAGCGCGACTGGCTCTGGGACGACTGGCAGGACGCGCTGTCCGGCCGCGAGCAGGACGACTGCCGGTGGACGCCGTGCTTCGACTGCGGCGTGTGCCCCTCGACCGGCACCGACATCGAGGTCGGGCCGAGCGGCACCACCCTGCTCCCGCTGACCGTGGTCAATCCCCTCACCCAGAGTGGCTGA
- a CDS encoding GNAT family N-acetyltransferase — protein sequence MADGPDFTVRVADERDVDALARLRRAWLEERAGRPVDDPAFEASFAQWWRTELPRRTFWIAETGTERAGYTAVGSLNVVEIAHMPRPGARGGAIGHVGNAFVIAAWADRGVPRALLGHAVAHARQRRYRRLVLAPTPGSAPFYRRAGFAPAGESLLVLDPAVPA from the coding sequence GTGGCTGACGGCCCCGACTTCACCGTCCGCGTCGCCGACGAGCGCGACGTCGACGCGCTCGCCCGGCTGCGCCGCGCGTGGCTGGAGGAGCGGGCCGGGCGCCCCGTCGACGACCCGGCGTTCGAGGCGTCGTTCGCGCAGTGGTGGCGCACGGAGCTGCCGCGGCGCACGTTCTGGATCGCCGAGACCGGCACCGAGCGGGCCGGGTACACCGCGGTGGGCTCGCTCAACGTCGTCGAGATCGCGCACATGCCGCGGCCCGGGGCGCGCGGGGGAGCGATCGGGCACGTCGGCAACGCGTTCGTGATCGCCGCGTGGGCCGACCGCGGGGTGCCGCGCGCCCTGCTCGGTCACGCCGTCGCGCACGCCCGGCAGCGCCGCTACCGGCGGCTCGTGCTGGCCCCGACGCCGGGCAGCGCGCCGTTCTACCGGCGGGCCGGGTTCGCGCCCGCCGGGGAGTCGCTCCTGGTCCTGGACCCGGCCGTCCCGGCCTGA
- a CDS encoding TIGR03936 family radical SAM-associated protein, giving the protein MARVKAGEAANPAPPTVQRIRVRFAKRGRLRFLSHRDVARSVERAVRRAGVPVAHSHGFSPHPRLSWVGAAPTGTASEAEYFEVGLTSPVEPSALVSALDAALPDGIDILDAVVAEAPSLADRIDASRWVVELPGVSVADLSAAVEALLALDTLVVDRVMPSGRRQIDVRAAVASASATAPDSRASHTSAGGDCAILTAVVRQTTPAVRPDDVLGALDVVAGLRPPVPAKATRTAQGLLDDRGELADPLGPPRVTTQV; this is encoded by the coding sequence ATGGCCCGAGTGAAGGCGGGGGAGGCGGCGAACCCGGCCCCTCCCACGGTGCAGCGGATCCGCGTCCGGTTCGCCAAGCGCGGGCGGCTGCGGTTCCTCTCGCACCGCGACGTCGCGCGCAGCGTCGAGCGGGCCGTCCGCCGTGCCGGGGTCCCCGTCGCGCACTCGCACGGCTTCAGCCCGCACCCTCGCCTGTCCTGGGTCGGTGCGGCCCCCACCGGCACGGCCAGCGAGGCCGAGTACTTCGAGGTCGGCCTGACCTCGCCCGTGGAACCGTCGGCGCTGGTCAGCGCGCTGGACGCAGCCCTGCCCGACGGCATCGACATCCTCGACGCGGTCGTCGCCGAGGCCCCGTCGCTGGCCGACCGGATCGACGCCAGCCGCTGGGTCGTCGAGCTGCCCGGGGTGTCCGTCGCCGACCTGAGCGCCGCGGTCGAGGCGCTGCTGGCCCTCGACACCCTGGTCGTCGACCGCGTGATGCCCTCGGGGCGCCGCCAGATCGACGTCCGGGCCGCGGTGGCCTCGGCCTCCGCGACCGCGCCGGACTCCCGCGCGAGTCACACGTCCGCGGGGGGAGACTGTGCGATACTGACGGCGGTCGTACGGCAGACGACACCCGCTGTTCGACCCGATGACGTGTTGGGTGCACTCGACGTTGTCGCAGGCCTCAGGCCTCCGGTGCCCGCCAAGGCCACCAGGACGGCTCAGGGACTGCTCGACGACCGGGGTGAGCTCGCCGATCCGCTCGGACCGCCCCGGGTCACCACCCAGGTCTGA